Sequence from the Mesorhizobium sp. PAMC28654 genome:
TGTGGTCATGGTGATCGTGCGCGCCATGGTCGTGATGATCGTGCGCATGATCATGCCCGTGGTCGTGCTCGTCATGAGCGTGAAGGGCATGGGAATGAGCTTGCGCCGCATGGGCATGGGCCGCATGCGAATGACCGGCGTGCGAGTGGCCGGCATGTGAATGGCCGCCATGCGAATGGCCTGCATGGGCGGCGGACAGGCTGTAGGCGGGGGCTCTTCCAAACAGGCGAAGGATGGACGGGCCGAGCTTGCGCCACAAAAGCCAGGCGCCGAATAGCGTGACGAAGACAAAGCTCATGATCTCCATGAACCATGCCGCGTCGGTCATCGAAATGGCGGTGCCGCGCAGGACGAAATAGGCCAGCAGCATGATCACGACCGCCGTAAGCCCCTGCAGCAGCGCCGAGACGAAGGACAACAGGATGCCGCGCCGCAGCGCCACTTCATTGGCCACCATGTAGGAAGAGATCACCGCCTTGCCGTGACCGGGGCCGGCGGCATGGAAAATACCGTAGGCAAAGGACAGGCCAATGAGCACCCCGATCTTGCTGTTGTCCTGGCGCATCGCCTTCATCGCAGACGCCAGCGAGCGATAGAATTCCTGCTGCCACCGATTGATCCACATCAGGATATGGGCAAATGGACCCGTGGTCGGGGCCATGCCGTCATTGACGCCGATGCCAAGCGAACTCTGAGCATAGGCCATATCGGTGAAATTCACCATCACAAAGGTGACG
This genomic interval carries:
- a CDS encoding nickel/cobalt transporter, whose amino-acid sequence is MTPVTKPSLRLAFGLLAVTFVMVNFTDMAYAQSSLGIGVNDGMAPTTGPFAHILMWINRWQQEFYRSLASAMKAMRQDNSKIGVLIGLSFAYGIFHAAGPGHGKAVISSYMVANEVALRRGILLSFVSALLQGLTAVVIMLLAYFVLRGTAISMTDAAWFMEIMSFVFVTLFGAWLLWRKLGPSILRLFGRAPAYSLSAAHAGHSHGGHSHAGHSHAGHSHAAHAHAAQAHSHALHAHDEHDHGHDHAHDHHDHGAHDHHDHSAHDHAHQDHATGEVCDTCGHSHAPDPALLSGDRFDWRTAWTAVAAVGIRPCSGALIVLSFALLNGLWLGGLLSVLAMSLGTAITVSALATLAVTAKNWAVYFAGDGRMGNRIHSIVEIGGAAFVFLFGLLLLTASLTGSV